One Denticeps clupeoides chromosome 3, fDenClu1.1, whole genome shotgun sequence DNA window includes the following coding sequences:
- the LOC114785865 gene encoding B-cell receptor CD22-like, which produces MNKFNFSDSPKNTTVLGAPPAEIPEGGSVTLSCSSDANPPVQNYAWFKENVTSPVAAGQNFTITNFTSAQVGLYSCQARNEVGVQKSTAVLLAFKAHKPASPTWILYAVITVAAAVGLSCLITVCFLWYRKEKKDDTERDVLRKDCGHSAASNQDDVQYASIKETRAAAEDDVQYTTVYFRPATHTKSPIQAEAESHVIYSTVHN; this is translated from the exons atgaataagtTTAATTTTTCAGATTCTCCCAAGAACACCACAGTACTGGGTGCTCCACCTGCTGAGAtacctgaaggaggttcagtgactctgagctgcagcagtgaTGCCAACCCTCCAGTGCAGAACTACGCCTGGTTTAAGGAGAACGTAACATCTCCAGTAGCAGCAGGACAGAACTTCACCATCACTAACTTCACCTCTGCTCAGGTTGGACTGTATTCCTGCCAGGCGAGGAATGAAGTCGGAGTCCAGAAGTCTACTGCTGTTCTTCTCGCATTTAAAG CGCATAAACCAGCGTCTCCTACGTGGATTCTATATGCAGTAATAACAGTGGCAGCAGCTGTGGGTCTATCATGTCTCATCACCGTGTGTTTCTTATG gtacagaaaggagaagaaggacgaTACTGAG AGAGACGTCTTGAGGAAAGACTGCGGCCACAGTGCTGCATCCAATCAGGATGATGTTCAGTACGCCTCCATCAAGGAAaccagagctgctgctgaggaTGATGTTCAGTACACCACTGTCTATTTTCGACCAGCTACTCATACTAA